Sequence from the Candidatus Neomarinimicrobiota bacterium genome:
TGGTGAGTGGTCTCGGCTGGACGGGTTTCAACCTATCCGCCTATACCTACCCGATGCAGCTCAGTCCCCGGATCGGGAGGTCATACTACCTGGCGTATTTCTCAATCATCAGCAGCCTGGGTTTCGTGGTGTCATCCATGTGCGGTGGTTGGATAGTCCAGTGGCTGGGGGATTGGTCCTGGACATTCGGGAGCCGCACGTTCATGGCGCATCACGTGCTGTTCCTGGCCAGCGCGATGCTGCGGCTGCCGGTGCTGCTGTTGCTCTTTCGTCTGCGGGACATCAAGTCTCCCGGCACCATCGCTCTGATCAACTTCATCGGAGCGGAGCTGTGGCGGACGGCCGCACTGCGCCGGCCCTTCCCGCGCTGGATCCGGCGCCGGTCTTTATCTACCGGTGCAAATCGGTGAACCGGGTGATGGGGCTAGAACTTGCCTTTGAGTTTCTGGAGCGCCCGTCGGTCGCGTTTGGTGGGGCGACCGGCCCGGCGGTGCTCCCGATAGAAAGCGCTCTCCATGGTGCGCTGCAGTTGGGCCTGCTCGATCTCTTCCTGGGGTGTGAGGTCCTCATACAGCGTTGCGGCGATTTTGGGTGCAACCCGCCGCTCCTGCAGGCCAGTCACCCTGATCCGCTGCTTGTACAGCTGGCGGGTGATCTGGAGCTCGTCGCCGGTCTTAATGGCCCGGCCGGG
This genomic interval carries:
- a CDS encoding RNA-binding S4 domain-containing protein; its protein translation is MRIDKWLWAARFFKTRRLATEACQAGKVKLNGRSVKPGRAIKTGDELQITRQLYKQRIRVTGLQERRVAPKIAATLYEDLTPQEEIEQAQLQRTMESAFYREHRRAGRPTKRDRRALQKLKGKF